One window from the genome of Erwinia sorbitola encodes:
- a CDS encoding amino acid ABC transporter ATP-binding protein — MPLITINQVQKYYGDNHVLKGVDLDIEMGEVISIIGRSGSGKSTLLRCINGLEGYQEGSIKLGGMTITDRDTQARDISRSVGMVFQNFNLFPHMTALENVMLAPRRVLKKKEAECRELAARMLEKVGLGDRMDYYPANLSGGQQQRVAIARALAMSPKVLLCDEITSALDPELVGEVLKVLEQLAKEGMTLILVTHEMNFAREVGDRVVFMHQGRVWEQGDSQTVFANPQTNELKQFISSVRGL; from the coding sequence ATGCCGCTCATCACCATTAATCAGGTGCAGAAATACTATGGCGACAACCACGTACTGAAAGGCGTGGATCTCGATATCGAAATGGGCGAAGTAATCTCCATTATCGGCCGTAGCGGTTCGGGTAAAAGCACTCTGCTGCGCTGTATCAACGGGCTGGAAGGTTATCAGGAAGGCAGCATAAAACTCGGTGGCATGACCATAACTGACCGGGATACCCAGGCGCGCGATATCAGCCGCTCCGTCGGAATGGTCTTCCAGAACTTCAATCTTTTCCCGCACATGACTGCGCTGGAAAACGTGATGCTGGCACCGCGCCGCGTATTGAAGAAGAAAGAAGCGGAGTGCCGCGAGCTGGCCGCGCGCATGCTGGAAAAAGTCGGTCTGGGTGACCGTATGGATTACTACCCTGCCAATCTCTCCGGCGGTCAGCAGCAGCGCGTAGCCATCGCCCGTGCGCTGGCGATGTCACCAAAAGTGCTGCTGTGTGACGAGATCACCTCGGCTCTTGATCCTGAGCTGGTGGGGGAAGTATTGAAAGTGCTGGAGCAGCTGGCAAAAGAGGGCATGACGCTGATCCTCGTTACGCACGAAATGAATTTCGCCCGTGAAGTCGGTGACCGCGTGGTGTTTATGCACCAGGGGCGTGTGTGGGAGCAGGGCGATAGCCAGACGGTATTTGCCAATCCCCAGACGAATGAATTAAAACAGTTTATCTCTTCGGTGCGTGGCCTGTAG
- a CDS encoding amino acid ABC transporter permease, whose translation MTTFTDWDILRNLLLAARWTLALSFTAFLGGTLVAMPLVMVRLSGRIWPNRVVRCYIELFQGTPLLMQLFLAFFGVALFGIDVSPWTAASLALTFYTSAFLVDIWHGSIKALPKGQWEACRCLGLSFGQTLYRVVLPQALRIGIAPTVGFAVQVVKGTALASIIGFIELTKAGTILNNVTYQPFKVFGLVALGYFLMCYPLSRYSQYLEKKFNAAHHH comes from the coding sequence ATGACAACTTTTACAGACTGGGACATCCTGCGCAATCTGCTGCTGGCAGCACGCTGGACGCTGGCGCTCTCATTTACCGCCTTTCTCGGCGGTACGCTGGTAGCGATGCCGCTGGTAATGGTGCGTCTTAGCGGGCGTATCTGGCCAAACCGTGTTGTCCGCTGCTATATCGAGCTATTTCAGGGCACTCCGCTATTGATGCAGCTCTTTCTCGCCTTCTTCGGCGTGGCATTATTCGGCATTGATGTTTCACCGTGGACGGCAGCCTCGCTGGCACTGACCTTTTACACCAGTGCTTTTCTGGTGGATATCTGGCATGGCAGCATTAAAGCCTTGCCAAAAGGGCAGTGGGAAGCCTGTCGATGCCTCGGTCTGAGCTTTGGCCAGACCCTTTATCGCGTGGTACTGCCGCAGGCGCTGCGCATTGGCATCGCTCCAACCGTTGGTTTTGCTGTTCAGGTAGTAAAAGGAACGGCGCTGGCCTCAATTATCGGCTTTATAGAGCTTACTAAAGCGGGCACCATCCTGAATAATGTGACCTATCAGCCATTTAAAGTGTTCGGGTTAGTGGCCCTCGGCTATTTCCTGATGTGTTACCCGCTGTCACGCTACAGCCAGTATCTGGAGAAGAAATTCAATGCCGCTCATCACCATTAA
- a CDS encoding amino acid ABC transporter permease yields the protein MIGQLNFPALWPYWPDLLSGLWVTIQLTVMATVGGVALGIFGAALRSGKPSTLSRIWGLYVELIRNTPFVVQLFFIVFGLPNLGLKLTAGEAALLAMLINLGAYSTEIIRAGIQVTPKGQWEAGRVLGLTRTQTFIRVVLPPSMKRIYPALVSQCIIVMLGSSVVSQVSYEELTFAANLIQSRTFLSFEVYLVTTLMYLALSIAMRQLLLAAGRKWFGEQP from the coding sequence ATGATCGGGCAACTGAATTTTCCCGCACTTTGGCCCTACTGGCCAGATCTCCTTTCCGGCCTGTGGGTAACCATCCAACTGACGGTGATGGCAACAGTAGGCGGGGTAGCGCTCGGTATTTTCGGCGCGGCGCTGCGTAGCGGCAAACCCTCGACGTTAAGCCGTATCTGGGGCCTGTATGTCGAGCTGATCCGTAATACGCCTTTTGTGGTACAGCTGTTTTTTATCGTCTTTGGCCTGCCGAATCTGGGGCTGAAGCTGACGGCCGGAGAGGCGGCGCTGCTGGCGATGCTGATTAATCTTGGCGCTTACAGTACTGAAATTATCCGCGCCGGAATCCAGGTGACGCCGAAAGGGCAGTGGGAAGCAGGCCGGGTACTTGGCCTTACGCGTACACAGACGTTTATCCGGGTGGTATTGCCACCGTCGATGAAGCGTATTTACCCGGCTCTGGTCAGCCAGTGCATTATCGTCATGCTCGGTTCGTCGGTGGTGTCGCAGGTCTCCTATGAGGAGCTGACCTTTGCCGCCAATCTGATTCAGTCGCGCACCTTTTTGAGTTTTGAAGTCTATCTGGTGACCACGCTGATGTATCTGGCGCTGTCGATAGCGATGCGTCAGCTACTGCTGGCTGCGGGGCGTAAGTGGTTTGGAGAGCAGCCATGA
- a CDS encoding transporter substrate-binding domain-containing protein yields MKKGLFAILAGAVLLTQAVTAHADQLQDIEKRGVIRIAVPQDFPPFGSVGTDLQPQGYDIDMAKYLAKQMKLKLQLVPVTSANRVPYLQTDKVDLVISSLGKNPEREKVIDFSRAYAPFFLGVFGPKDGTLKDAAALSGKSIGVTRGAVEDMVLTSIAPKEAQVKRYEDNNTTLSAWLSGQVEYVATGNLVVAAIARQNSDKAPVAKFMLKDSPCFIGMKKNEPALKAKIDGLIEQAIQDKTLNNLSEQWLKAPLPANLG; encoded by the coding sequence ATGAAAAAAGGCTTATTCGCAATACTGGCAGGTGCAGTGCTGTTAACTCAGGCAGTAACAGCCCATGCCGATCAGCTACAGGATATTGAAAAACGCGGCGTTATCCGCATCGCTGTGCCGCAGGATTTCCCACCGTTTGGCTCGGTTGGTACTGACTTACAGCCGCAGGGCTACGATATCGACATGGCGAAATACCTGGCGAAACAGATGAAACTTAAGTTGCAGCTGGTGCCGGTGACCAGTGCCAACCGGGTGCCTTATCTGCAAACGGATAAAGTGGATCTGGTCATTTCCAGCCTGGGCAAGAATCCGGAACGCGAAAAAGTTATCGACTTTAGCCGCGCCTATGCGCCGTTCTTCCTCGGTGTATTTGGCCCGAAAGACGGCACGCTGAAAGATGCGGCAGCGCTGAGTGGTAAATCGATTGGTGTCACCCGTGGCGCGGTAGAAGATATGGTTCTTACCAGCATCGCCCCGAAAGAAGCCCAGGTGAAACGCTACGAAGATAACAACACCACGCTGTCAGCCTGGCTTTCAGGCCAGGTGGAGTATGTCGCTACGGGTAACCTGGTGGTTGCGGCTATTGCCCGCCAGAATAGTGATAAAGCCCCCGTTGCTAAATTTATGCTGAAAGATTCACCGTGCTTTATCGGGATGAAGAAGAATGAACCGGCGCTGAAAGCGAAAATTGATGGGCTGATTGAGCAGGCGATTCAGGACAAAACCCTGAATAATCTCTCCGAGCAGTGGCTGAAAGCACCGCTGCCTGCCAACCTCGGTTAG
- the hpxU gene encoding MurR/RpiR family transcriptional regulator HpxU produces MMQLDERLRSHYAQLSPQEQRIADFVFDHFDDLISYNSAELARLSGVSKATVSRLFKHLGYEKYKDMRDELRTLRQSGMPLTDNRDAVQGNTLLARHYKQEMANLTQWVNEIDALHFGEVVQALARSKRIFIIGMRNAYPVALHLRQQLLQARTQVQVLPQPGQTLSEELVDLTPDDMVVVMAFRRRPRIIRPLLQQLQQSGIPTLALCEPQAQGVIALARWQLCAPLDSVSAFDSYASANSLINLLANALLHELLSQGRQRIHQIADLYGQLDELEQR; encoded by the coding sequence ATGATGCAGCTTGACGAACGCCTGCGCAGCCATTACGCGCAGCTTTCCCCACAGGAACAGCGTATAGCGGATTTTGTTTTCGACCATTTCGATGACTTGATCAGCTACAACAGCGCTGAACTGGCACGCCTGAGCGGGGTTTCTAAAGCGACGGTAAGCCGCCTGTTTAAGCATTTAGGTTATGAAAAATATAAAGATATGCGCGATGAGCTGCGTACCCTGCGCCAGAGCGGAATGCCGCTAACGGACAACCGGGATGCAGTACAGGGCAATACGCTGCTGGCTCGCCACTATAAGCAGGAGATGGCCAACCTTACCCAGTGGGTCAACGAAATTGATGCGCTGCATTTTGGCGAGGTGGTACAGGCGCTGGCAAGAAGTAAGCGTATATTTATCATTGGGATGCGTAATGCCTATCCGGTGGCGTTGCACCTGCGCCAGCAGCTATTGCAGGCCAGAACCCAGGTACAGGTTTTGCCACAGCCGGGGCAAACACTCTCCGAGGAGCTGGTGGATCTAACCCCGGACGATATGGTGGTGGTCATGGCATTTCGCCGCCGTCCACGCATTATCCGCCCGCTATTACAGCAGCTACAGCAGAGCGGTATCCCCACGCTGGCACTGTGTGAACCGCAGGCCCAGGGGGTAATTGCTCTGGCACGCTGGCAGCTCTGCGCTCCGTTGGATAGCGTATCGGCCTTTGACAGTTACGCGTCAGCCAACAGTCTGATCAATCTGCTGGCTAACGCGCTTTTACATGAATTATTAAGCCAGGGCCGACAGCGTATTCATCAGATTGCCGACCTTTACGGGCAGCTGGATGAACTGGAACAACGCTGA
- a CDS encoding gamma-glutamyltransferase family protein produces MNQSNLAPLGMAVTPHHLASETALRILREGGNAIEAMVAAAATIAVVYPHMNGLGGDGFWLIVPPKGDPVAIDASGAAGTLATIDFYRGSSTIPHRGPKAALTVAGTVSGWSEALEISREMGGQQQPLPRLLADAIRYAADGIPVTASQAAATASKHEELVNQPGFSATYLPDGTVPACGSRFTQPDLANTLIHLAEAGLESFYRGPLARKLASEMSCLGMPVTLEDLNRQRARRRTPLRIRHQYGDVFNMTPPTQGLVSLAILGITDHLNMADADEAQTIHRIVEATKLAFGLRDRYITDPLHMPEQMQALLDSDRLRQMAAQIDVSQAAPWGTGKGPGDTVWMGVMDSSGLAVSFIQSIYHEFGSGVVIPGTGITWQNRGAAFSLNPDHLLALLPGKQPFHTLNPAAARLNDGRTMVYGSMGGDGQPQTQAAIFTRHVVQGMPLQQAVSAPRWLLGRTWGQASDSLKLEGRFSPETIAMLRTLGHEVELLPDYSEAVGHAGAIVRHNNGMLEGAFDPRSNGSAAGF; encoded by the coding sequence ATGAATCAAAGTAATCTGGCCCCGCTGGGGATGGCAGTGACGCCTCATCACCTGGCGAGTGAAACGGCATTGCGAATTTTGCGCGAAGGCGGGAATGCCATTGAAGCAATGGTGGCCGCCGCCGCCACTATCGCGGTGGTCTATCCGCATATGAATGGTCTGGGAGGAGACGGTTTCTGGTTGATTGTGCCACCAAAGGGCGATCCGGTTGCCATTGATGCCAGCGGGGCTGCGGGAACGCTGGCAACCATCGATTTCTATCGGGGCAGCAGCACTATTCCCCATCGCGGCCCGAAAGCGGCACTGACGGTAGCCGGTACAGTCAGCGGCTGGTCAGAAGCGCTGGAAATATCTCGTGAAATGGGTGGTCAGCAGCAGCCACTGCCGCGCCTGCTGGCCGATGCTATCCGCTATGCCGCTGACGGTATTCCGGTCACCGCCTCCCAGGCAGCAGCCACCGCAAGTAAACATGAAGAACTGGTGAATCAGCCGGGATTTTCTGCCACCTATTTACCCGACGGCACCGTGCCCGCATGCGGCAGCCGTTTTACTCAGCCTGATCTGGCAAACACGCTGATCCACCTGGCCGAAGCCGGGCTGGAGAGCTTCTATCGCGGGCCTCTCGCCCGCAAGCTTGCCAGTGAGATGTCCTGCCTGGGAATGCCCGTTACGCTGGAAGATCTTAATCGTCAACGAGCCAGACGCCGCACACCGCTACGTATTCGTCATCAGTATGGCGACGTTTTCAATATGACACCGCCCACACAGGGGCTGGTATCACTGGCCATCCTTGGGATCACCGACCACCTGAATATGGCCGATGCCGATGAGGCACAAACAATCCACCGTATTGTTGAAGCGACCAAGCTGGCGTTTGGCCTGCGCGATCGTTATATCACCGACCCTCTGCATATGCCTGAACAGATGCAGGCTCTGCTCGACAGCGATCGCCTGCGGCAGATGGCGGCGCAAATCGATGTCAGTCAGGCGGCCCCGTGGGGTACGGGTAAAGGGCCAGGGGATACGGTGTGGATGGGCGTAATGGACAGCAGCGGGCTGGCGGTTTCCTTTATCCAAAGTATTTACCACGAGTTCGGCAGCGGAGTAGTGATCCCCGGTACCGGCATCACCTGGCAGAATCGCGGGGCTGCCTTCAGCCTCAACCCTGACCATCTGCTGGCTCTACTGCCCGGCAAACAGCCTTTTCATACCCTGAACCCTGCAGCAGCAAGGCTTAACGATGGCAGGACGATGGTCTACGGCTCGATGGGTGGCGATGGTCAGCCCCAGACTCAGGCGGCAATCTTTACCCGTCATGTTGTACAGGGGATGCCGTTGCAGCAGGCGGTCAGTGCACCACGCTGGCTGCTGGGGCGTACCTGGGGCCAGGCGTCTGATTCACTCAAGCTGGAGGGCCGCTTTTCGCCGGAAACCATCGCCATGCTGCGCACTCTGGGCCATGAGGTAGAGCTGCTGCCTGACTATAGCGAAGCCGTGGGTCATGCCGGAGCCATCGTGCGCCACAACAACGGCATGCTTGAAGGGGCATTCGATCCGCGCAGCAACGGCAGCGCGGCAGGATTTTGA
- the hpxX gene encoding oxalurate catabolism protein HpxX, whose protein sequence is MQQTAPDWTAYITQMEQVLNLELDELRRAELLLQFSRIAGMAAPLLAFPLDDRMEVAGVYNA, encoded by the coding sequence ATGCAACAAACTGCCCCCGACTGGACGGCCTATATTACCCAGATGGAACAGGTTTTAAATCTGGAACTTGATGAGCTACGTCGTGCAGAACTGCTGCTTCAGTTTAGCCGCATTGCCGGTATGGCCGCCCCTTTATTAGCCTTCCCGCTGGACGACCGCATGGAAGTGGCGGGAGTGTATAACGCATGA
- a CDS encoding AtzE family amidohydrolase produces the protein MNLASLSIAGLTQAFAAGELSAREIAHHTLAAIERDNPTLNAWTHITQDRMLQEAERLDRLKCSGQPLPPLAAVPYAVKNLFDIAGHTTLAGASLFSERKPASQDAWAVQRLTNSGGMLCGMLNMDAYAYGFTTENSHYGATRNPHDNARIAGGSSGGSAAAVAAGLVHFSLGSDTNGSIRVPASLCGIFGLKPTFGRLSRSGSHPFVASLDHIGPFARSVSDLTHIYDILQGADPADKFQAENANQPVSPLLRQGGEGLRCGVLGGYFQQWCDSDARAAVTLVASALNASEEFVLPEAELARTSAFIISASEGGNHYLPALRNSPERFEPLSRERLTAGAMIPAAWYIQAQRFRRYFQQQVLPLFNHVDVLIAPATPTSATLIGQETMHINGVDLPVRASMGMLTQPISFLGLPVTTVPLRTATGLPIGLQLIAAPFNEAACLRAARALEQMGITQATPASMELLS, from the coding sequence ATGAATCTGGCCTCCCTATCGATTGCCGGACTGACTCAGGCATTTGCTGCCGGAGAGTTAAGCGCACGCGAGATTGCCCATCACACGCTGGCAGCCATTGAGCGCGACAACCCGACGCTGAATGCCTGGACTCATATAACGCAGGATCGCATGTTGCAGGAGGCCGAACGTCTGGATCGTCTTAAATGCAGCGGTCAGCCGCTGCCGCCATTAGCGGCGGTACCTTATGCTGTGAAAAATCTGTTTGATATTGCCGGACATACCACGCTGGCCGGAGCCAGCTTGTTTAGCGAGCGTAAACCCGCCAGCCAGGATGCCTGGGCGGTACAACGGCTGACCAACAGCGGTGGAATGCTGTGCGGTATGCTGAATATGGATGCATACGCTTACGGATTTACCACGGAAAACAGCCATTACGGTGCGACCCGTAATCCCCACGATAATGCACGTATCGCTGGGGGTTCTTCCGGCGGTTCGGCGGCGGCGGTGGCGGCTGGCCTGGTGCACTTCTCCCTCGGCTCCGATACTAATGGTTCAATTCGCGTACCCGCGTCGTTATGCGGTATTTTCGGCCTGAAACCGACCTTTGGCCGTCTGTCGCGCAGCGGTAGCCATCCGTTTGTTGCCAGTCTTGATCATATCGGCCCCTTTGCACGCTCAGTCAGCGATCTTACCCACATCTACGATATATTGCAGGGCGCTGACCCAGCGGATAAATTCCAGGCAGAGAATGCGAATCAACCCGTAAGCCCTCTGCTGAGGCAAGGCGGTGAAGGGTTACGCTGCGGAGTGCTGGGTGGGTACTTTCAGCAGTGGTGCGATAGCGACGCCCGGGCAGCGGTCACTTTGGTTGCCAGTGCACTAAATGCCAGCGAAGAGTTTGTGCTGCCGGAAGCCGAGCTGGCGCGTACTTCTGCGTTTATTATCAGCGCCTCTGAGGGAGGGAATCATTATTTGCCCGCACTGCGCAACTCCCCGGAACGCTTCGAGCCACTGTCGCGCGAGCGCCTGACCGCCGGGGCAATGATCCCGGCAGCCTGGTATATTCAGGCACAGCGTTTTCGCCGCTATTTTCAGCAGCAGGTACTGCCGTTGTTTAACCATGTGGATGTGCTGATTGCACCAGCCACTCCTACCAGTGCGACCTTAATCGGTCAGGAAACAATGCATATTAATGGTGTGGACTTGCCCGTTCGCGCCAGTATGGGCATGCTGACTCAGCCCATTTCTTTCCTGGGTCTGCCGGTGACCACAGTGCCGTTGCGTACCGCCACTGGGTTGCCCATTGGCCTGCAACTGATTGCAGCCCCCTTTAACGAAGCAGCCTGTCTGCGTGCCGCCCGGGCACTGGAGCAGATGGGTATTACGCAGGCCACACCTGCCAGCATGGAGCTATTGTCATGA
- the hpxZ gene encoding oxalurate catabolism protein HpxZ produces MNSEHIDRPVILAEVTAAFYRYEEALISNDIAVLDELFWHDKRTVRLGAGENLYGIDAIRAFRAARPSAGLFRQLQNTVITSYGDDFAVCSTEFTREGSDKTGRQQQTWIKLPCGWRIVAAQVSLMS; encoded by the coding sequence ATGAACAGTGAACATATTGATCGCCCGGTAATTCTTGCTGAAGTTACCGCCGCCTTTTATCGCTATGAAGAGGCATTAATCAGCAATGATATTGCCGTGCTGGATGAGCTGTTCTGGCATGATAAAAGAACGGTACGCCTCGGTGCCGGAGAAAATCTATACGGTATTGATGCTATTCGCGCCTTCCGTGCGGCCCGTCCTTCAGCCGGGTTATTTCGCCAGCTACAGAATACGGTTATCACCAGTTACGGCGATGATTTCGCGGTGTGCAGCACTGAGTTCACCCGCGAGGGCAGTGATAAAACGGGGCGCCAGCAGCAGACATGGATAAAACTTCCCTGTGGCTGGCGGATCGTAGCGGCACAGGTCAGTTTAATGAG